From a single Lolium rigidum isolate FL_2022 chromosome 7, APGP_CSIRO_Lrig_0.1, whole genome shotgun sequence genomic region:
- the LOC124672351 gene encoding uncharacterized protein LOC124672351 — protein sequence MLPLHLIEEILLRLPPDDPGCLFRASAVSKPWRSSVTCSSFGSRYREFHGTPPLLGFFEVDRAFGCWFAPSSPTSPLPPTHPDPRELFVLDSRHGLVLLRTPGWRKDEPAVSLIVWDPVRRRQWEFPPPEFADDIVYDNAVVLCADDHLGFTVVYVGTDGGPGTPYASVFSSQTRAWSAVATIPDKYIEILRCGPKALLGNVLYFCGCDNLVLRYDLFSRQLSIIEGPIRSCDYYVLVKTEEGVLGWATMEEEPELCLWSMETAPNGAVAWTQRTVIKVDNPCGLLGFVDGLFYLNTSSCIFTVELKSGRVNKISISRLSLGSYLKPTLFPYMSFYTPDQAGTRTLPSTMASSSDGQVGNEQGKGDEGDGWLEVSAEKECDDDEEEHQEEKAMQELFDKCPKAFKDGDFVFAVDFFRRTLKIRVARHGKLSPKCFSTYVKYGRALLGNTILKTESASNQESVEGITMQNDTRHSQDLDLAWRMFHVTRSSDLDLPWRMLHVARSILEKSPGSTMEKVEILATLAEVSMQGEDIAYSLNACFKALAILEHLIGDVKAISLCKSHIVGLKRANEDFLADKGDDASATENRSYTLAKCIEYLTEKLLRALEKKIQLEDLEEAISTPVSEAIGAQNVGNDVPRAESLASLQCSGPSKPTITNLEVAGRGIKRANVKQASSEPSPKKFAESSPSVQVDSSNSSDGHLSASDSDGSVSE from the exons ATGCTTCCCCTCCATCTCATCgaggagatcctcctccgcctcccaccGGACGACCCCGGGTGCCTCTTCCGCGCCTCCGCCGTCAGCAAGCCATGGCGCAGCAGCGTCACCTGCTCCAGCTTCGGCAGCCGCTACCGCGAGTTCCACGGGACGCCGCCCTTGCTTGGCTTCTTCGAGGTCGATCGCGCCTTTGGCTGCTGGTTCGCTCCCTCGTCCCCCACCTCCCCCTTGCCCCCGACCCATCCCGACCCCCGTGAACTCTTCGTCCTCGACTCCCGCCATGGCCTCGTCCTCTTAAGAACTCCTGGCTGGAGGAAGGATGAGCCCGCGGTGAGCCTCATCGTCTGGGaccccgtccgccgccgccagtggGAGTTTCCACCTCCGGAGTTCGCCGACGACATCGTCTACGACAACGCCGTGGTGCTTTGCGCCGACGACCACCTCGGCTTCACCGTGGTCTATGTGGGCACCGATGGCGGCCCCGGGACCCCCTACGCCTCCGTCTTCTCTTCACAGACTCGTGCCTGGAGCGCTGTTGCCACTATCCCTGACAAGTATATCGAAATCCTCAGATGTGGGCCCAAAGCCCTCCTAGGGAATGTGCTCTACTTCTGCGGCTGTGACAATCTAGTTCTGCGCTACGACTTGTTCAGCCGCCAACTATCAATCATCGAGGGGCCCATACGCTCGTGCGATTATTATGTCCTCGTGAAAACGGAGGAAGGCGTGCTTGGATGggcaacaatggaggaggaaCCTGAGCTTTGCTTGTGGTCGATGGAGACTGCTCCTAACGGAGCTGTGGCATGGACACAGCGCACAGTCATCAAGGTTGACAACCCCTGTGGCCTGCTTGGCTTTGTGGATGGACTCTTTTACCTCAACACATCAAGTTGTATCTTCACGGTTGAGCTTAAGTCGGGCCGAGTCAACAAGATATCCATCAGCCGTCTCAGTCTCGGTTCCTATCTGAAACCGACTCTATTTCCCTACATGAGCTTCTACACTCCAG ATCAAGCTGGGACCAGAACACTGCCATCaaccatggcctcctcctccgacgggcAGGTGGGAAATGAGCAGGGGAAAGGGGACGAGGGGGACGGATGGTTGGAAGTGAGCGCCGAGAAGGAgtgtgatgatgatgaggaggaacacCAGGAGGAGAAAGCTATGCAGGAACTGTTTGACAAGTGCCCCAAAGCCTTTAAGGATGGGGACTTTGTCTTTGCTGTAGACTTCTTCCGGCGCACCCTCAAGATCAG GGTGGCACGTCATGGTAAACTTTCTCCAAAGTGTTTCAGCACATATGTCAAATATGGACGTGCTTTGCTAGGCAATACTATACTCAAGACCGAGAGTGCATCAAATCAAGAATCGGTGGAGGGTATAACCATGCAAAATGATACTAGACACTCACAAG ATTTGGATCTGGCGTGGAGGATGTTTCATGTTACAAGGTCGTCAGATTTGGATCTGCCGTGGAGGATGTTGCATGTTGCAAGGTCAATACTTGAAAAGAGTCCTGGTAGCACTATGGAGAAAGTTGAAATCCTTGCTACTCTTGCTGAAGTCTCAATGCAAGGAG AAGACATAGCCTACTCTCTCAATGCCTGCTTCAAAGCTTTAGCCATcttggagcatttg ATTGGAGATGTGAAGGCTATTTCATTGTGCAAGTCGCACATAGTGGGCCTGAAAAGGGCCAATGAAGATTTCTTGGCTGATAAAGGTGATGATGCATCTGCTACTGAAAATCGCTCGTACACTCTAGCCAAGTGCATCGAGTATTTGACTGAAAAATTATTGCGTGCACTAGAGAAGAAG ATTCAGCTTGAAGACCTGGAGGAAGCAATATCAACGCCAGTCTCAGAGGCAATTGGTGCgcagaatgttggaaatgatgtgCCAAGAGCTGAATCTTTGGCTTCTTTGCAATGTTCCGGACCAAGCAAACCGACCATAACCAACCTTGAGGTTGCAGGCCGAGGCATCAAACGAGCTAATGTCAAGCAGGCCTCTTCTGAGCCTAGTCCCAAGAAGTTCGCAGAGAGCTCTCCATCTGTACAAGTTGATAGCAGCAACAGCTCAGATGGTCATCTCTCAGCATCAGACAGTGATGGCTCTGTATCAGAGTAG